The region CGAACAGGCTCACCGGCCGGACCGGATGTACTGCCGGCGGGGTGGGTTCGTGGACGAGTTCGCGAACTTCGAGCCGCTGCGGTTCGGCATCATGCCGACCTCGGTGCCGGAGATCGAGCCGGACCAGCTCATCGCCCTGGACGTGGCCGCCGCCGCGATCGAGGACGCCGGTGGCGCCGATCGGCTGCCCGGCGGCGACCGGGTCGGCGTGATCCTCGGGCGCGGCGGCATCCTCAGCCCGGCCCAGGCCCGCTACGCCCAACGGGTACGGATGTCCAGCCAGGTCATCCAGGTGCTCCGGGAACTCATCCCGGAGCTGGACCAGAGCCGGCTGGACCTGGTACGCGAGAAGTTCGACGAACGGCTCGGCCCGTACCAGCCGGAGGGGACGATCGGGCTGGTGCCGAACCTGGCCGCGTCCCGGGTGGCCAACCGGCTCAACCTGCGCGGGCCGGCGTACACGCTGGACGCGGCCTGTGCCTCGTCGCTGATCGCGGTCGACCAGGCGATCACCGAGCTGACCAGTGGACGGTTGGACGCCGTACTCGCCGGTGGTGTGCACCACGTGCACGACATCAGCTTCTGGTCGGTGTTCAGCCAGTTGCGGGCACTGTCCCGGCGCGGGGAGAGCCGGCCGTTCCACCGGGAGTCCGACGGGCTGCTGATCGGCGAGGGCACCGGTGTGGTCGTACTGAAACGGTTCTCCGACGCGGTCCGCGACGGTGACCGGGTCTACGCGGTCATCCGGGGTAGCGGGATGTCCAGCGACGGCCGCTCGGCGAGCATGTTCAACCCGGCCTCGTCCGGGCAGGTGCTGGCCATCCGGCGGGCCTGGGAGGCGGCCGGGCTGGACCCGACCGCGCCGGACGCGCTGGGCCTGCTGGAGGCGCACGGCACCGGCACACCCACCGGCGACGCGGCCGAACTGGTCTCGGTCGCGGAGGTCTTCGGCCCGCACTCCGGCGCCGGAGCGCGCCCGGTGATCGGGTCGGTCAAGTCGATGATCGGGCACACCATGCCGGCCGCCGGCATCGCCGGCCTGATCAAGGCCACGCTGGCGATCCACCGGGGGGTGCTGCCGCCCACCCTGCACTGTGACGATCCACGGGCGGAGATGGCGGCGACCCGGTTCGCCCCGATCGCGACCGCCCGACCGTGGGAGGGCGACGGGCCGCGCCGGGCCGGGGTGAACGCGTTCGGCTTCGGTGGCATCAACGCACACGTCATCGTCGAGCAGGCCCCCGAACCGGGCGGCGTACGCGGCCGGCGAACCGGCGGGCAACCGGCGACCTCGGCACCGGCGGTCCGGCCGACCGGGTCGACCGTCGAGGTGGCCGAGCCGGACCAGGTGCTCTGGCTCGCCGCCACGGACCCGGTCGAACTGGCCGGCCTGCTGTCCCGCGACGACCACGAGGTAAGGGCGCTGGGCACCGAGCGGGCGCGGAGCAACCGGCCGGCCACCGGGGCCGAACGGTGCCGGATCGGCATCGTCGCCCCGACCGACAAGCTGCTCGCCGTCGCCCGCAAGACGGTGGCCCGTGGGCAGGCCTGGCGGGGTGGCCGGGACATCTGGTTCAGTCCCGAGCCGCTGCTGGCCGCCGGGACCGGCCGACTCGCCTTCGTCTTCCCCGGCCTGGAGGCGGAGTTCTCCCCGCGTACCGAGGACATCGCCGCGCACTTCGGGCTGCCGGACCGGCAGTGGTCCGCGACCGACCTGGGCCGGCACGGCGCCGGGCTGATCGAGGTGGGCACCCTGCTCGACGAGTCGCTGCGCCGCATCGGCGTGGTCCCGGACACGGTCGCCGGGCACAGCATCGGCGAGTGGACGGCCGCCGCGACCAGCGGCCAGATCAGCACCGCGGCGATGGACGAGTTCCTGGAGATGTTCGACGCCGACTCGGTCGAGGTGTCCGGGTACGTCTTCGCCGCCGTGGGTGCGGGCGCCGAACGGGTCACCCCGATGCTCGGCGACTTCCCGGGGGTGGTGCTCTCACACGACAACGCCCCCGCCCAGTCGGTGGTCAACGGGCCGGAGTCCCAGGTGGACCGGTTGGTCGAGGCGTTGCGTACGGAGAACGTGCTGTGCCAGAAGCTGCCGTTCCGGTCGGCCTTCCACACCCCGGTCTTCGCCGAGGGCCTCCAGTCGATCGGGGCGGCGCTGCGCCGGTGGGAGGTGCACCCGCCCCGGATCCCGGTCTGGTCGGCCACCCTGGCCGCGCCGTTCCCGGCCGACGAGGCGGAGGTCAACGCGTTGTTCGTCCGGCACATGATGGAACCTGTCTGGTTCCGGCAGACCGTCGCGGCGATGTACGACGCCGGCGTACGGGTCTTCCTGCAACTCGGCGCCGGACAGCTCGCCTCGCTGATCAGCGACAACCTGCGCGGGCGGGACCACCTGGCGATGCCGGTCAACGTGAAGCACCGCAGCGGCCTGGACCAGCTCCGCCGGGTCGCCACCGCGCTCTGGGTGGAGGGTGGCAGCCCGAACCTGGCGGCGCTCGACCCGCCCCGGCCGAAGGCCCCCGCGAAGCCGGTACGTCGTGGGCCGTCGATCCCACTGGACCTGGGTGGGCCGCTGGTACGGCTCGGTGCCGGCGCCGCCGGTCTGCTCGGCGTCTCGGTGCACGACGGCCAGCCGGATCGGCTGCCCGCCGTCGTCCCGGCCACGGGTGCGGACGTGGCCCGCACGGTCGACGCCACGGCCCCGGCGACGCGGCAGCCGGAGCCGGCGGGTGCCGGTGGCAACCCGGCGGCGGCACTGGCCGCGCTGCACCGGCTGGCCGGGCGATCCAGCGCGGCGGCCGAACTCGCGGCCCTGTTGCAGGACACGGCACGGGACGCGGTGAGCGT is a window of Micromonospora sp. NBC_01699 DNA encoding:
- a CDS encoding polyketide synthase, with the protein product MNTSTDRRDPVAIVGMATVMPGAGNLESYWRNLVDGFDAITDVPAHRWDDEFYDPEQAHRPDRMYCRRGGFVDEFANFEPLRFGIMPTSVPEIEPDQLIALDVAAAAIEDAGGADRLPGGDRVGVILGRGGILSPAQARYAQRVRMSSQVIQVLRELIPELDQSRLDLVREKFDERLGPYQPEGTIGLVPNLAASRVANRLNLRGPAYTLDAACASSLIAVDQAITELTSGRLDAVLAGGVHHVHDISFWSVFSQLRALSRRGESRPFHRESDGLLIGEGTGVVVLKRFSDAVRDGDRVYAVIRGSGMSSDGRSASMFNPASSGQVLAIRRAWEAAGLDPTAPDALGLLEAHGTGTPTGDAAELVSVAEVFGPHSGAGARPVIGSVKSMIGHTMPAAGIAGLIKATLAIHRGVLPPTLHCDDPRAEMAATRFAPIATARPWEGDGPRRAGVNAFGFGGINAHVIVEQAPEPGGVRGRRTGGQPATSAPAVRPTGSTVEVAEPDQVLWLAATDPVELAGLLSRDDHEVRALGTERARSNRPATGAERCRIGIVAPTDKLLAVARKTVARGQAWRGGRDIWFSPEPLLAAGTGRLAFVFPGLEAEFSPRTEDIAAHFGLPDRQWSATDLGRHGAGLIEVGTLLDESLRRIGVVPDTVAGHSIGEWTAAATSGQISTAAMDEFLEMFDADSVEVSGYVFAAVGAGAERVTPMLGDFPGVVLSHDNAPAQSVVNGPESQVDRLVEALRTENVLCQKLPFRSAFHTPVFAEGLQSIGAALRRWEVHPPRIPVWSATLAAPFPADEAEVNALFVRHMMEPVWFRQTVAAMYDAGVRVFLQLGAGQLASLISDNLRGRDHLAMPVNVKHRSGLDQLRRVATALWVEGGSPNLAALDPPRPKAPAKPVRRGPSIPLDLGGPLVRLGAGAAGLLGVSVHDGQPDRLPAVVPATGADVARTVDATAPATRQPEPAGAGGNPAAALAALHRLAGRSSAAAELAALLQDTARDAVSVLDAAGPALRPPPPVARPVTAAPPPVTPPAAPNGSGTPNGSGTPNGNGTPNGNGTPNGNGTANGNGTANGNGGAGDAGAVHRFTIRVSVETMPYLRDHCFFVQPPDWPNVEDRWPVVPATTLVQHMVDAAERAVPDLRAVAVRDARFNRWLIAEPGQDVEVTVKPSGPGRVSVTFGPYARSTVELAADYPTDPPEVWRHDPATEQPPRISAEEMYAERLMFHGPQFQGVTAVHALGEMHVRGVVTAPVPPGALLDNALQLIGNWLITTQPFRTVALPVGLGHVRYFGPPPEPGTAFECVARVRTIDDGQLVADTQLVHGDRVWAQIDGAVDRRFDSHPQARPAERFPERHSMSLIQPEGWTMVFDCWTDLVTQGMAARGILGSGAYADYERQPAKARKQWLLGRIAVKDAVRFRLWEDGHRDIYPIELTVGNDPDGRPRVSGRPGRDLRDCDVSLAHCAELGVAIAKPRDPAAPAGVPGVGIDAAEIADHPESTLRFALTDAEIALLDSLGGDAEDRRRWFTRFWAAKEAVGKAEGTGLDGRPRRLTVTSADDAVLAVHVDGRGYRVEHREVGNPEDLPPRRYVVAWTWGPQTDARH